TGATGACCAccgtggacgacgacttcttcgACTACCCAGAAAACGTCGCCAATCCGGCCGGCGTGTTCAGCCTGGCGGAGAAAGCAATGAAGGGAGCGGCGATCTCCCACGGCACGTCGTAAGTTCAACACAAGTCTGAAATCGAAACCGACAGCTAGCTCAGAAGGAGTAGGTTCCCTGTCGCCAGAACGGTCCCCACGGAAAGAATGCAAGGGTCGGAGAATCATACCTTGATCGGAGACTTCGTCTTTCGATATCGATCTCGAGGTAGGCAGGCTCCAACAACGCTATACACATGCAAACTAACAGGTTGAAGATGCCCTCCGCGAGGAAATGATTCTGCGACCGTCGCAATCTCCACCTGGTGCTGAGCCTGATATCAACACTATGTCAACTGTAGAGCTTCGCGCCTTCGCCCAGAAGTTACTTCACGAGAGAGTAAGTCCACTGACCTGACCTCGAGTGGTTCTGGCTAACAACAGTTAGGACTCGCGACCCCTGAAACGGGAGGTCGACATTGAAGACGTGGTGGAGTGTGAGGGACGCAAATACAAGCTTTTGAAACAGGAgaacggcgaggaggcggtggatCTCACCGAGGACTGAGATTTCACAATACTATGGACTCAGCGAAATTACTTCGCAATGAGACAAAAAGATCCAAGGACAGGATTACAATCACACTAGGCAAGAAGTGCTTTGGGTGATGGATAGCTCTGAATATAGTCGCTGAAAGCGGTCGATTCTAGAGAAACTAGACAGGATTTGCTTTTCAATAAATTCTAGTTGAAATCTGGATCCAGTGTTTGGGTGCCACGTACTCGAAGAATCACCAAGTCCGTGCCAAGTTGAATGTAGCCATAAGTCGCCTAGGCCGAAACCTGGCGAGGGATCACGCACGGAATGTTTCCTATCTAGAGGCGTTAAGATCCTGAACCTGCACTGCCCCTGCTCCTGCCTCACTGTATGACAAGAGTTGATCGACAATTGCCCGTAGAGGTGGTTATAAATCACCTCTTATGGAAGCCTTTATCCAAGCCATTGTGGTAGCGTCTTTGTGTTTTGCGGCGAAGCCATCAGGTGAGATGGCGCCGGTCCACGACAGCGCGCCTTGCTGCTTGAGATGGGCGAGATCGCAACCAGCACAGATCTGTATTCTGACCACGCCCTGGCGAGGTCCGGGTCCTCTGTATCCCGAACCGCCCAAGTCAGCTGATGAGCAGTGCTGCCATGGAGTCCGGGAAGCGTGAGCCGACCGACTGTCCTTTCCTCGAGGCGTGAGGCTCTTGGCATGGAGGCAGCTCTTCATCGGATGCATGTTTCGGTGTATTCTCTTCACCCCGCCAGAGGATTTGCATGGATCGTCACGCGTTCGATGCGAAAAGGCTCCTTGGGCCGGCTCTTCTTGTCCACCTCGACCTTTTCCATCTTGGCGAGCGTGGCGAGCGACTCGTCGCCGATGACCTTGCCAAAGATGGTGTTGAGTCCGTCGAGATGGGACGCCTTGTCGAATGTGATGAAGAACTGGGAGCCATTGGTGCCGGGTCCCTTGTTGGCCatggagacgacgccgcgcgaggTATGCCGCAGGGTGGGCCggatctcgtcgtcgaaggcACCGCCCCAGATGGAGCGGCCGCCCTTGGGgttgccggcggccgggtcgggGTGCGCAGGGGCGCCGGTCTGGACCATGAAGGACGGGATGAGGCGGTGGAAGGGAGACTCGTCGTAGTAGCCGGACGCGCAGAGAGCAAGAAAGTTCTAAGGGCGACGGAGGGGTTAGCTGCTGGATCGCGGTCGTggtgcggcgcgggggggtgCATCGCCAGCCACGTACCTCTGCCGTATTGGGGACGCTCTCGCAAAAGACCTCGATCTTGAGGTCGCCCAGGGAGGTGTGCAGCGTGACGGACATGGTGGCTGCGGAccgtcagcggcgccggATACGCGACGGGTGCTGCGACGGACAGGactggcgatggtgatggcgaggtTGCAGTGTCAAAAGCCTGGCGCAAGCCCCGGAGGGACCAAGCTCGAAATCTGAGGTGGGCCCCCCGCGATCCGTGACCGGCGGGCCGGGGCTAGGCCGTTTAAGGCGCTCACGGGCGGCTGCTAAGTACCTTACCAACTTACCTATAGCACTGCACTAGGTAAGTACTATGGTACGATAGGTGTTATCCAGCAGGCACCAGCCTCCCAATGGAACCATGGAACATTGAACCTCGGGGCACCTCATGCTTCCATGGTTGTTGTCAGTgtcggcccgccgcgggggggctCCTCTTGCACCCGTGCGGCCTTGCGTATAAGTAGGAGCAGGAGGGGTCTAAGAATGGAACGTCAGGGACGGGATGAACGCGCAGGCACCTGGACGGCCATGGCTCCGAGCGCCGCAGTCGCACCAGTCTAGGGGCAGGGGGAGGCGGAATTCGGGGGTTTGAGGAAACATGTTTTATCTGGTCCCGACGCGCCGGTTGGCAAAACATCTGTCGCTTACATGGACTACACTGCGAGGCGCATGGAGGAGAGTGATGCCAATGGCTGGGCGCCAAAACACACGGCCTTTCCATCCTCCACTGGAGGAACCCCCCACCTTCCAAGGCCGCGCGGTAGGTTACTCTGCCCACCCAACGCAGATTAAGCTGCCTCGGGCTGAATCGACGacctgcccgtcgccgccgccgccgacaacgacgacgacgacgaagacgaagacggcgcgaCGTATGTGCGGCGGTGACCCGAGCTGGATGCGGGCTGACGCGGGGGCGCATGGTGCTAAAGATGATCAGTTCGCCCGAGCTgtgtgtgctgctgctgctgctgaagcAGGCTCCAAGATTCGAAAACACGGGGTCAGTCTCACGCCTTGTCCCTGGGGCGATTACTGCTCTGcgcgccatccatccacccacccaccctTCCTCCCCCAAGCGCAAAGTTGCCATGTGGCAgacggccagcccgccctcTCGAACAAGCAAACCAAGCCGACCCAACCCAACGCGACCCACGGTACGGCAGGACAGGGCTTGCTGTTGCTTGCTCGCGTGTTTGGGAGTGGTCAGGTTGCGAGCGAAGCCCTTTGGGCGGTGCGCGCGTGGGCAGCGAGTGCATTGGCGGTCGGAGATGACACGACGTGATTGGCAAAGGGGGGTGTTGATGGCTGACgagcgcaggcaggcaggcaggcagcccacGGAGTggctacgtacgtacttgcAGTCCCTAGGTTGTAAACGTCACCTGTCGTCCAGGTAATAGAGGGACATTGGGCCTTCCATGGCAAGCATGCGGGATTGAAGTTAATCGCGGGGCTGGCCTGCAgtgcactgcactgcactgcactgcagcCAGCGCTTGGCCGGCGCCCAAAAGAGCCTCCAACTCCACCACAGCAGAGGCGCAGGCAGTACCTATACCTATACGTAGGGTGCCTCCAGCTCTGCTCCGAGGTACCAAGGCCtgggcaggcatggcagtGGCCCGTCAACATGAATCGCACGCCCCGGCAACGTGCGCCCCCATCTGCAAACACCAAGCAACGTGCTTCGCGATTGTCGCTCGTCTTTTTAAGTTTCGGCTGCGTGTTGTTTTCCGAAATCCCCTTTGTCACCCTCGAGCGTCTGTCGCCCACGTGCCGCTTGCGCCAAAACagaaccagcagcagcagccttgccgccgtccaggtcTCTCTACCTTAGGTTTCCATCTTTCCAGCTTACCTACCTAACAGGCCACCAACCGTCCTGCACTGCGGGCACCTAATAAGGGAAATCTGGAACCAACCTGCCCGAGTCTCTCtgccgcgcctcgagctggagctggaacAACCCTACTGGAAAgcccccgccctcctcctcctcctcctcctcctccctcctcggcgccgcgcggtgGCTCTTTCAGCCGGGACTCGGActgcgcagctgctcgtcttACCTTACTAACGTCAACCTAAACCTCCTCCGCGTCGCTCAAGAGCCGCAATCCGCCTCTCCCGCCGTCCTCTCTCGCCCCAGCTTGCTCACGCACCGCCCCGGCGAGCTTGCATCCCGGCGCTCCACTTGCACGGAAAGCCTGACATCCGTCCGAGGACGCCTCCCGACCATCGCTTACGCGACCCTCGCTCACCAGCTGCCTCCGGTCCTGCGGATGCGACCAACAcccccgccgcgcgcaaCCACCGCTGCTGTCAGGAACATCCATTCGCGACGCTGACATCGACCTTCCGTGCGAGGACTCTTTGTACGGCTACGACGGCGGCTACATTCCCTCCGCACTCGGCGCGTGCCCTATCCTGCTTCTATCCCCTCCGTctgaccgacgacgacaacggcgacgataCCTACGCCTCATTGCGTACGTACCACATCGGCGACCATCCACGCCACCCTGCCCTTGTCCCCCCGCCGCATGCCCACGGCATCACGCTACATGACGATATCGCCAATTCCCACCGCCcgcttgacgacgacgacgacgacgacgacgacgacgaccgcagCACCTCTTGCCGGCGCACTCCGACGCCCCTATAATACATCCTCGCCCCCAGCCGCTGCCGTAatcgtcggcgagcccgcGCTGGCGGAAACCACGACGTCATCATGGCCtccgcgccagccagcgtgAGGGTCTCGGGCCCTCCAAACAGTagcttcctcgtcggctACCCTGGCATCTCGGCGACGTTGGTATGCTTGCGACCGCACCCTGTCCTGGCCGCACACCGGAGCCCCGGCCGCTCCCCCGCAGACGTGGTACAAAAGAGCCAATGCTGACAAGTCGCAGCCGCGCATCGAGGGCAAGGTTGAGATACGCCCCGGCCAGGGCTTCTCCATGCCGGTCCCCGTATCATTAGTGCGAATATGCTTACAACGGCGCGAGACGATACATCCGGATGCGGACAGCCTCACCAAGAGGCATCTCGGCGCTCCCCGACGAGAGGCGACTGACGTGGTGGGCAAGGAGGTTTTGCTCTTCCGGTGCTCCACGGGAaaggaggccgagagcgTAATTGCCATGGACCTACCGTTCGTGCTCTTCATTCCCTTTGGCAGAGGAGGCGAAGAGACCAACCGCCGAATACCTCCGGCCTCATTACAACTTCCGAGCCGGACCGCCGAAACATACTACGAGCTTGTTGTCACGCTACAGCAGGGCCACAGCAACCAGTACAAATACAGCTTCCCCGTGCCCCTGCAGCGCTACGACACCCTGTCAACGTTTGGCATGTATAACAAGCCCGAGACGAAGCTGGTCACCACCGACAACGTTGTCCACCTCGGAATCAACCTTCCGCGGTGGAGCTTTGGGCCCAGCGACCCCATTACTGTATACATCAAGCTGTCCCCAAATGTTGACTGGATGAGCAAGGCCAAGCGAGTAACAATCGAGAAGATTACTCTGACAATCGAGGAAGAAATCACATTCAATCCcgaaggcgacgagcccACAAAGAAAGTCAACAAGCTATCAAAGCAGGTACAGGCTGTCAAGATGAAGATGCCTGAGGCCGGGTACGCCACCAACATTGGCTTGGTGTTCCCATCCAAAGACCTCCGAGATCcagacggcatcgtcaagaGGGGCAAGCCGGGTTTTCCTCAATACGAGGTCGCCACGTTTACCACCACGTCAAGTCTGTACAAGATTGAGTTTTACGTCAATATCAAGGTAAATTGCCTCCATTCCTTTGCGGCACGGCTCTCCTTGACTCTTCTAATTGCGTCAACAGGTGCAACTAAGTGGCGCTCGAGATGTGACCCTGCGGCAGCCCATTGTTATCTGTCCGTTGGACCAACAAGGGTGCAAAGAGGAGATGGAAGCCATCGAGCAGGCTGCCAaggacgcggcgctcgtcgacgcaaACAACCCCATGCTACCGGCCCGAAACATAATTCTAGCCAGCGATCGAGATTCATTACGCGCCCTGGGGTTGTGCATGGTTGGCGGGCAGAAGAAGCCCTTTATTGATTGAAGAGTTGagcgtggacggcggcggcggcacaacGACCGAGCACAAAGCGGCTGGGCTACGTGGACGTGTACATGGCGGACGGCGCTCTATACCCTTACGAGGCGTTTGAAGCCCTGGTTGGGCAAGCACTGGAGGAGGACATTTCGTCGACTATATTCTGCCGAGGTATACTCGGGGCGTTTGGAAAGGCGGAGTTGGCGATTGCAGGTTCGATGGCTTCTCCCGCCGCTTATAGAGCGGGTACGGCGGGCATGATTGGAATGGATATACCGAATTCATGTCTCTAGGCGGCCTGGAGCCATACGAATATGCTGATGAGCTACGCGAGCATATCTCGTGGAGGATCTATTGACATCGACCCAACGCTGGTGCGGAACATGTGATGAACCATGTTCGAGGAATGAACGATGCAGGTGCAGGTGTCGTAGTTTGAGTTGAAGCTGGCAGGCAGACCAAAAAAACCAAAGTGATAATTCATAAAACAATAGCACGGATGCAAAAAAATAATTGATGTTGGGAGCCGTAGGGATCGAACCTACGCGGGCGATGCCCATTGCGGTTCAAGAACTGAGCGTGCCACCATTTCGGATGACGACTTCCTAAACACAACGCCTTAACCACTCGGCCAGACTCCCATAGTGTGAGTGGCAATTCGTCGAATTTAGACACTATAAGGGTGGACAAGTGCTCCGACTGGGACTACGGCTTGGTGGACCCACCTACTCACCGAAAAGCAGAGTGGCACTCCGACGTGAACCATTCATGACTGCTACGTTTAGAACTGAGAAAGGACCACCACAGCGTCGGACAACCCATGCTCGATTGAGATTTTTTCATCATTTGATGAGGGAGATCCGCTGGAACGGTAAGTGCGCTACtggtgtcgcggcggccacgttGGATCGCTGACACTCAGGCAGCTCGCTTTGGGGCCTTGTGAGAACATCTGGTCCGATACTGGACCTCACCAtcggccaccacccacgACCATCTATCCCTGGGCTGGCCCAAACCTCAGGAAACAAGCCAGACTACAGGACAGTCCAGCAAAGCAGACACGCCGCTCGCCCGTTCCGCTCTGCCATAGGCCCCGGAAGGAACCGCAGGCATGccgttcgacgacgacgacgacccgctGCAGgcgcctggcctgcctgccgcccagcccatcGCAGGGGGTGCCGCGCGCAACCtcgaggatgaagacggcATGGAGGACGATGGGCTGCCCGACTACAAGCTCTTTGCGGCCATGTTCGAGAAGAGGGGCGTCTCGAGCAAGACGATCCGCAAGGGCGAGAAGGACTTTGAGTCGCACGGCACGCGCGCCCAggacggcgccctcgaggcgagccgccgcgccatggaggaggtgctCGGGTACACGCGCACGCACCGCTCCGACGCGTGGATACGGGCGTGGTACTTTCCCGACTGGTGGACCGTTGAAGCCGCAGACCGTctggcagcgccggcgccggcgcgtgCTGCCACCACTgctggagccgccggccgggaGCAGAGCGGCCAGACGCAGCCTgatgcctggctggcggaccgcgtcgtcgtcatggagcACGAAAAGGGCAGCTGGATGAAAGACATTGGCCGCACCGTCCCCGGGAGCAAAGACCGGCCAGGAGTCGGGCGCCTGTGGCTGCTCCCCGAAGAGGCTCTCTACCTCGTTGAGCGCGGCACCGTGGACCTGTGGTGGCCGGACCTGGAGCTGCCGGAGCTGCTTCCCGTGGGTGAGATGCCGTCACCGGGTTATGGCCACGACGATTACGATGTCGGGCTGCCACTGAGCGTGGAGGCGGCATACTCACTACTCATCGGCTACGACGGCGACAGGGGAAAGACGACTCTGGCGAAGTACCAGGTATACACGCATCTGAAGCGTGCGGGCTTTCACATTCTACGAGCGCCGCCGGATGGGTCATCTACGACCGAGGATAGGGACGAGTTGCAGGGCCGTTCGCCGCGGCAGAGTCTCTGGCAGTGGCTCTTCTCGTTCGTGCCGAGCTGGGAGAGAAGACCGAAGCGCGATCCCATGGGGCCCCTCGTTTCTCCCGGGCTATATCGCTCCTACGGCCCCATCTAccagcgcctcgcgctcctcccACGACACAAGCCtagcccgcgccgcccagcgtccAGTCACAGCGGGACGCAGGAGCCGTTCCGGGTACACTACCACGTGTGgaagcccggcggcgcgcccttTTCCAAGAAgagccccccgccgcccgacttccgcatcgccgtcgccgacacggcCGAGTCCGGGGTGCCGACGCTGGAGGAggtcgacgcgctgctggggtcgacgccgtggagcCCGCCGGGGGAGTCGATGCGGGGGCCTGGCCGGCTGTACCAGCGGCTCAAGCACGGGTACCGCAAcgtgctggtggcggtggtggactGCGGGCTGGTCAACTTCATGAGGTTCGGGGAGGCGGCGTTTGGTGAGGAGAGGCTGTTTGAGCGGTTCGatggcgctggtggcggcaggggcggcaagaagagcggccggggcggcggcggtagagggcgaggacggggaagggggagggggagagggagaggggggcgtggtggtggtggttgatgAGCCTTGTTTGTGTGTTCAAAGGCTGGTGAAATTTCCCGGTCGCGTTGACAGGACGACTAGACAGGCATTGAAGCGAAAATACCATTTGAAGAGCGCCAGCACAGttgtggcgccgccgaccaacAGGCCCGGGTCGTACGACCTATGCCCTTTCACACCCAAGTACAAGATGCCATGCGGAGAGAATGTGAGCAGACCTGCTGAGACTCCGCAGCACACATTCACAAGATACAATATACAACACATACATCAAATATACACCAGTCAGGTATACCAAGCGCATACAGTCCACCCTAGGCAAGTCGTAGTAGACTGGTTGGCAACCAAAAGTGCGCGACTTAAAGGCATCTCGGCACCACCATGCAGAACCCAGAAGTAGCAAGCCGCCACCGAATGGTCTAGCCTGCGAGAACGCAAGCAGTACATACCGGTAGGCAATAATATCAAATGGCATATACGTAGTAATCTTGTAGGTGGCATgcaagtacgtacgtatgtatgtacatcTGTATCATGTGGCTCACATCTCACATGTGCCGTGCTGCGGCCCGGGctcccgcctccgcccgtcttcttcacaCCTTTGTTACCAATTTGACTCGCCGTACGGTGTGCGGTGCTGTAGGACGGCTCGTGATGGTTTCTTGTGTGTGTGATACTTGCAAAGAGCCCCTCTAAttctgtgtgtgtgtgtgtgtgtgtgcgtgcgtgcgttgcTCGCTACAATATCGGGCGGACGCCTCATAGAGTTGAGAGGTTGCAGCAGACATGAGTAGCTGTTGAGTGAATGTTAGTTAGTCCCCCTTTTGCAAAAACAAAACAATGACTCAGTTTCTTCTGTTATTGCCGTCGGTCGCTGCCGGACCTGTGGTTTGTTTGCTGACTCTGTTCATGTCCCGAGCGAGACGCATGCGTGTGTAGAGTTTGGTTTCACAGGCTGCCGAGtcactccctccctctctccgtCGCCCGCTCTGTGAGCATCGCATCGAAACGCGCGCTTCGCCCCGGGGCCGAGCAAGCTTTTTTTGGttcctttttttccttctttctGTTACGCGGGTTGATTCCACCGGTTTTGTCCTCCAGCTTGTGATTACTGGGCACCCTCAGCCCGTAGAGAAAAAAAGCCGTTGAGGAGAGAGAGTGGTGgcccggcccctccccccttccctcgcACAACGGGCATCTGTGTTGCCTGACCAGTGAGTGTGGCACGCACGAGCGGGAGGCGTGATCCGCGGGtattgcttgcttgcttgcttgtcaTACCCTTTGCGGATGCGGTTTGACGCTGGCGAGCATGCGGGCGTGCATATGACTTGTGTTGGTCTGTGCCGTTCTCTGCGCTTCTCAACCTTTTGTTCTCTCACGttctctctcacacacatacacacatgCGCGCTCTCACTCTTTCTCACCTACGAAGTAGTCTCTCAGTCGCTCTCTGTCTGTTACAGTAAGCATCCCCAGACACATATAGATACACGGACACTTTTCCACCCCTTCTCTCTATTGATGAGCTGTGCAGAGTCCATGGGGCCGCACGCCAGGGCCAATGTTGATGCATGTGCTCAATCAAAACGAGCGCGAGGCCTTTTGCGCGTGACGATTTActtacccccccccccctttcatCAGAGTTGAGTAACACGATGCCGGCGCACAGATGAAGGAGCAAGGCCCCCGAAGAGTCATGTCATGTAAAAGACGCTGCTGCCTACTACATACAAATTTATGACTATTGACTTACTTCCAACATACCCGCCTTGCCTCGGCCCATACCCTAAAGGCCTACTCCTCGCCTCAGGTGAATTGAGCTTGGACGTTTCGGGCAAtaggccccccctcccagtGGAAcggacggcgccgggcgcaGATCCCGTCTCGGATCAGGGCAACGATTTGAGTGATCCGACAACCATCGTCGCAACCGCGGTCCTTGCCTTATTACCACCCAACCTACACACATGGCACTACTAGTCATGCCCGGTGTCACTACTCCATCCATACTTGGTACTTGTTGACAGTACATTACTGTacagcagcagtagtagcagcagctgaAAGAGTAATGGTAGCGGCTTTCGATTACGTACGTCGAGAATCCCGCTCtgcggcgccccccccccccttctgtCTTCCCGCGGGGTGTGTGTCATTTCTGCGCAAAAAGATTTGAGCGACATGACGAGCTATGCGAAGCGAAAGCACGCGGCAATTGAATCAACCTTTGACAATGATTCGGCACGCTGAGAGGGAGGAGGTTGGTACGTAGACGAAACACATTATCAAGGGGTTGCGCTGCCTACCGTACTGTCCCTCGAGTTGAGCACATGGGCGTTTGCCAAACGACCCACTCGGAAGCGAtccacggccgacgaggacggcagaAGACAGGGCAATGCAGAGCAGACAGGGGGGAGTGGACGGCCTTGCCGTTGGTTTCTTTATATTAAAATTTGTGTCgggtcggtggtggcggttggcggcggcggcggcgtaggcggcagctgctgggGTGCGGCGTCCGCGTGTGCGTGTTCCAGGTTCTCATTGCTGCCAGAAGGACACCCCGGTGCGAGTTGTCAGCGGGTTGGGAAAGTTCTTTTGGGtccctttttttttgctctctctctctccaagTCGGGTGTTCCCCTTTTTGCTGTTGGCGCAGATGCAGATcaataataataatatcgCAGGCACCCCGCGTAAAGAGAGAGCCTTGAGCGGGTACTAAGTGGTGGTAGCTGTATTAGTAGTACCTGTTAAGGCAGGCCCTTTCTTTCCTCTGGAGTCCTGCGGTCCTCATGTTGCAATCATGTCCCcgagagaggaagagacaGAGAGATAGAGAAAGAGCAGCAGACAAGATTCCACACGCGAGACCTTCACGTTGGTTGGGTTTCACACCGGCTGCAGACCGCGAACGGGCAACCAAGGCGAGCGAGGGTCAGTCAACTTAAACtgatgctgtgctgtgctgtgctgtgctgtgctgtgccgtgccgtgccgtgtcgCGCTCAAACAACCTCATCAAGCAGAACGGCGCTTGTCCAGTCGCAAAGAGGGCGGGGTGGTCAAATGATGCAACATGGCACGAGAATGAGTTTCGCCCAGACACACAGCCAGGGCCGGGATTGGGGGGACGGGGGCAGAGGAGACTAATAATCATCAAATCACCAAAATCACCTCATCATAACGCCAAATCCAACCATGCACAGAAacgcctttttttttttttacaTGTACTTTCCACCGCCGCATCCCCTTGCTCTGCCACGCCCAAGAAAGCAACAAAAAAAAGGCGCAAAAAGACCCCTCGGACATTGTGTATTCGTACCTGTTGTATGTGCATGTACTATATCCCTGGCTTGCCGCATTTCGCATTGGTGGTGGTTCGAGAGCACTCCCGGATGCGGTATGTTGTCAACACAACAAACAGGGTCTCTCACGCTTCTGCCTGCTCCTGCCCCCCCCTGCCCTCATGTTTCGCCTGTTTGTTTTCTTTTGTTTGCTAACTGGCCCTTGCAAGCAAGCAAtcgagcaagcaagcagggcCAATTATTAGCACGTGCGCTGTCACAGATACTACTAGTATTGTATAGTAACTTAGTTAGTAGAGCCGACGGGAAACAACCCACAACCGCGAAAG
The genomic region above belongs to Purpureocillium takamizusanense chromosome 5, complete sequence and contains:
- the CYP10 gene encoding Peptidylprolyl isomerase (COG:O~EggNog:ENOG503P35Q); amino-acid sequence: MSVTLHTSLGDLKIEVFCESVPNTAENFLALCASGYYDESPFHRLIPSFMVQTGAPAHPDPAAGNPKGGRSIWGGAFDDEIRPTLRHTSRGVVSMANKGPGTNGSQFFITFDKASHLDGLNTIFGKVIGDESLATLAKMEKVEVDKKSRPKEPFRIERVTIHANPLAG
- a CDS encoding uncharacterized protein (COG:S~EggNog:ENOG503NZ3F) — protein: MASAPASVRVSGPPNSSFLVGYPGISATLPRIEGKVEIRPGQGFSMPVPVSLVRICLQRRETIHPDADSLTKRHLGAPRREATDVVGKEVLLFRCSTGKEAESVIAMDLPFVLFIPFGRGGEETNRRIPPASLQLPSRTAETYYELVVTLQQGHSNQYKYSFPVPLQRYDTLSTFGMYNKPETKLVTTDNVVHLGINLPRWSFGPSDPITVYIKLSPNVDWMSKAKRVTIEKITLTIEEEITFNPEGDEPTKKVNKLSKQVQAVKMKMPEAGYATNIGLVFPSKDLRDPDGIVKRGKPGFPQYEVATFTTTSSLYKIEFYVNIKVQLSGARDVTLRQPIVICPLDQQGCKEEMEAIEQAAKDAALVDANNPMLPARNIILASDRDSLRALGLCMVGGQKKPFID
- the SEN54 gene encoding tRNA-splicing endonuclease subunit sen54 (COG:J~BUSCO:EOG09263AZP~EggNog:ENOG503NYW2) — protein: MPFDDDDDPLQAPGLPAAQPIAGGAARNLEDEDGMEDDGLPDYKLFAAMFEKRGVSSKTIRKGEKDFESHGTRAQDGALEASRRAMEEVLGYTRTHRSDAWIRAWYFPDWWTVEAADRLAAPAPARAATTAGAAGREQSGQTQPDAWLADRVVVMEHEKGSWMKDIGRTVPGSKDRPGVGRLWLLPEEALYLVERGTVDLWWPDLELPELLPVGEMPSPGYGHDDYDVGLPLSVEAAYSLLIGYDGDRGKTTLAKYQVYTHLKRAGFHILRAPPDGSSTTEDRDELQGRSPRQSLWQWLFSFVPSWERRPKRDPMGPLVSPGLYRSYGPIYQRLALLPRHKPSPRRPASSHSGTQEPFRVHYHVWKPGGAPFSKKSPPPPDFRIAVADTAESGVPTLEEVDALLGSTPWSPPGESMRGPGRLYQRLKHGYRNVLVAVVDCGLVNFMRFGEAAFGEERLFERFDGAGGGRGGKKSGRGGGDRH